Proteins co-encoded in one Kribbella qitaiheensis genomic window:
- a CDS encoding alpha/beta fold hydrolase: MSFSEVVRVSTPMLEVAYQEAGDPGGLPVVLLHGFPYDVRAYDGVEPTLADAGLRVIAPYLRGYGETRFRDPEAVRSGQQAALGQDLLELMDALEIERAIVAGYDWGGRAACIAAALWPERVHGLVTVDGYNMQDIAHSGEPTKPEWEATYWYQYYFHSERGREGLERNRDELCEYLWRTWSPEWADAAAAFPASAASLHNPDFVDVVIHSYRHRFGLVAGDPRYDAVEARIAQQPVISVPTVVLEGGADGVGGPRGADDPEERALFTGAYQHRVLPGIGHNVPQEAPADFAAAVLELV; the protein is encoded by the coding sequence ATGTCGTTCAGCGAGGTTGTCCGGGTCAGTACGCCAATGCTCGAGGTCGCCTATCAGGAGGCAGGTGATCCGGGTGGGTTGCCGGTGGTGTTGCTGCACGGATTCCCGTACGACGTGCGGGCGTACGACGGAGTGGAGCCGACGCTTGCGGACGCCGGATTGCGGGTGATCGCGCCCTACCTGCGGGGATATGGGGAGACGAGGTTCAGGGACCCGGAGGCCGTCCGGTCCGGCCAGCAGGCCGCGTTGGGTCAGGATCTGCTGGAGTTGATGGACGCACTCGAGATCGAGCGGGCGATCGTCGCGGGCTACGACTGGGGTGGTCGCGCCGCGTGTATCGCGGCGGCGCTCTGGCCGGAGCGAGTGCATGGCTTGGTGACGGTCGACGGCTACAACATGCAGGACATCGCGCACTCGGGGGAGCCCACGAAGCCGGAGTGGGAGGCCACGTACTGGTACCAGTACTACTTCCACAGCGAGCGGGGCCGTGAGGGGCTTGAGCGCAACAGGGACGAACTGTGTGAGTACTTATGGCGCACCTGGTCACCGGAGTGGGCCGATGCGGCAGCCGCCTTCCCGGCCAGCGCTGCCAGCCTGCACAATCCGGACTTCGTCGATGTCGTGATCCACTCCTACCGGCACCGATTCGGGCTCGTCGCCGGCGATCCGCGGTACGACGCGGTCGAGGCGCGGATCGCTCAGCAGCCCGTGATCAGCGTGCCGACCGTGGTGCTGGAGGGTGGAGCCGATGGTGTCGGTGGGCCGCGCGGAGCCGATGACCCGGAGGAGCGTGCACTCTTCACCGGCGCGTATCAGCACCGCGTCCTGCCGGGGATCGGGCACAACGTGCCGCAGGAGGCACCCGCTGACTTCGCCGCCGCCGTACTCGAGCTGGTCTGA
- a CDS encoding GNAT family N-acetyltransferase, with protein sequence MNQTQMDAPRIRTAGEADTDDLAAMLTGLTDFSLYMRFQTAVGRPPRESLLLRLLRPAGAAWVATRDDEIVGHAMWAWAAASTVPTAELAVVISEPEQNRGLGIQLLGIAAGHAFEAGATRLLFVVNAANDRVARMIRRRWPAVAVERDGSLLNFVVPAAAQLPPASDSQMDQACSRSKAAASSAKPFTGASIPTGSSSSKAIRKTQAAR encoded by the coding sequence GTGAACCAGACTCAGATGGACGCGCCGCGGATCCGTACCGCCGGCGAAGCGGACACCGACGACCTGGCGGCGATGCTGACCGGGCTGACCGATTTCAGTCTCTACATGCGTTTCCAGACCGCGGTCGGCCGTCCGCCGCGCGAGTCCCTGCTACTACGGCTGCTCCGGCCAGCCGGTGCGGCCTGGGTGGCGACCCGCGACGACGAGATCGTCGGGCATGCGATGTGGGCCTGGGCAGCGGCAAGCACCGTGCCGACCGCCGAACTCGCGGTCGTGATCAGCGAACCGGAGCAGAATCGCGGCCTCGGGATCCAACTGCTCGGGATCGCCGCCGGCCATGCTTTCGAGGCCGGAGCCACCCGGCTCCTTTTCGTCGTGAACGCGGCCAACGACCGGGTTGCCCGGATGATCCGCCGCCGCTGGCCGGCCGTGGCCGTGGAACGCGACGGGAGTCTGCTCAACTTCGTCGTACCGGCGGCTGCTCAGTTGCCGCCTGCCAGCGATTCGCAGATGGACCAGGCCTGCTCGCGGAGCAAGGCGGCGGCGTCATCGGCCAAGCCTTTCACGGGGGCATCGATCCCGACCGGATCCTCTTCCAGCAAGGCGATCAGAAAGACACAAGCGGCGAGGTAG